Proteins encoded within one genomic window of Amycolatopsis nigrescens CSC17Ta-90:
- a CDS encoding PspA/IM30 family protein produces the protein MANPFVKFWKYLMAAFSSKIDEHADPKVQIQQAIEEAQRNHQALSQQAASVIGNQRQLEMKLNRQLGEVEKLQASTRQSLVLADDARSKGDEAKAQQFETAAESFAAQLVTAEQSIEDLKTLHDQSLQAAAKAKQAVERNSSMLQQKLAERTKLLSQLEQAKMQEKVSASLNSMTELAAPGNTPSLDEVREKIEKRYTTALGSAELAENSVQGRMLEVQQSTTQMAGHSRLEQIRASMKGDSVAQVTDGSSSAGSSAPAAATQPSADIQKEIQAAVQAEQQKKQA, from the coding sequence TCCAGCAGGCCATCGAGGAGGCACAGCGCAACCACCAGGCGCTCTCCCAGCAGGCCGCTTCGGTGATCGGCAACCAGCGGCAGCTGGAGATGAAGCTCAACCGTCAGCTCGGCGAGGTGGAGAAGCTGCAGGCTTCCACCCGGCAGTCGCTGGTGCTCGCCGACGACGCGCGCAGCAAGGGTGACGAGGCGAAGGCGCAGCAGTTCGAGACCGCGGCCGAGAGCTTCGCCGCCCAGCTGGTCACCGCCGAGCAGAGCATCGAGGACCTGAAGACGCTGCACGACCAGTCGCTGCAGGCGGCGGCGAAGGCCAAGCAGGCCGTCGAGCGCAACTCCAGCATGCTGCAGCAGAAGCTGGCCGAGCGCACCAAGCTGCTCTCGCAGTTGGAGCAGGCCAAGATGCAGGAGAAGGTCTCCGCTTCGCTGAACTCGATGACCGAGCTGGCCGCGCCGGGCAACACGCCCTCGCTGGACGAGGTGCGCGAGAAGATCGAAAAGCGCTACACGACGGCGCTCGGCTCCGCGGAGCTGGCGGAGAACTCGGTGCAGGGCCGGATGCTGGAGGTCCAGCAGTCGACCACGCAGATGGCCGGGCACAGCAGGCTCGAGCAGATCCGCGCTTCGATGAAGGGCGACTCGGTGGCTCAGGTGACCGACGGGTCCTCGAGTGCTGGCTCCTCGGCCCCGGCCGCGGCGACCCAGCCCTCCGCGGACATCCAGAAGGAGATCCAGGCTGCCGTCCAGGCCGAGCAGCAGAAGAAGCAGGCCTAG